Genomic window (Sphingomonas sp. HF-S4):
TCTATCGCTAGACCCGCGCAAGGCCGCTTCGTTTCAAGCCACACCGTACTCCCGCCTTCGCCGCAGCACGATATGCCCACAATATTCGCGCCTAAGGCGCCATGCGCAGGGGCTGGGCTTCGCACAGCATCAGCGCGAACCAGTCCTGCGGGTCGGTCCATTCGGCGATCGGCGTCCAGCCGCCCGCGCGCAGCAGCATGCGGGCGCCATTGGGGCCGTATTTGTGGCTGTTCTCGGTGTGGATGCTCTCGCCCGCCCGCATTGCGAAGGGGCGGCCCTCGACGGTGAAGTCTAGGTCGCGCTGGGCCTCGAGGTGCATTTCGATCCTTGCCGCGTCCGGGTTCCAGATCGCGCGATGGCGGAAGGCATCGACGGGGATCGTGCCCGCCAGCTCGCGGTTGATCCGTTCGAGCAGGTTGAGGTTGAACGCCGCAGTGACCCCCTGCGCGTCGTCATACGCAGGGATGAGGATGTCGGGTGACTTGACCCGGTCCATCCCGATCAGCAGCCGCGCGCCTTCGCCGAGCCAGTCGCGCATCGCGCGCAGCAAATTGACCGCGTGGAAGGCCTGCATGTTGCCGATCGTCGAGCCGGGGAAGAAGCCGAGCTTGGGCAGGCCGGACACTTCCTCGGGCAGCGGCACCGGGCGGAGGAAATCGGCCTCGACCGGGAGTACCGGCAGTCCCGGGAAATCTTTCGAAAGTTCGCGCGCCGAGTGGCGGAGGAATTCGCCGGAGATGTCGATCGGCACATAGGCGGAAGGATGGATCGCGCGGAGGAGGATCGGGGTCTTGGTCGAGGAGCCCGATCCGAACTCGACCACCGCGGCATTGGGCGCGGCGAGTGCGCCGAGCTGCGGGCCGACCTGCATCAGCAACGCGGTTTCGGTGCGGGTGGGATAATATTCGGGCAGGTCGGTGATCGCCTCGAATAGCTCCGAGCCGCGGCGATCGTAGAACCAGCGGGCGGGAATCGCGCGCGGGCTGGCGGCGAGGCCGTTCAGCACATCGGCGCGGAAATTGGGATCGGCGAGCCCGTGCTCGCCGTCTTCGAGCTCCTGCTTGAGCATGTCAGATGTCCTTGGCCAGGCGCACGCCGGTGAACTGCCAGCGCTGGTGTGGATAGAAGAAGTTGCGGTAGCTCGCGCGGACATGCCCGCGCGGGGTGGCGCAGCTGCCGCCGCGCAGCACGAACTGCCCGCTCATGAACTTGCCGTTATATTCGCCGACCGCGCCTGGCGCGGTGCGGAAGCCGGGATAGGGGCGATAGGCGCTGCCGGTCCATTCCCAGACGTCGCCGAAGAAGGCCGGACCGCCGGGCGAGGGGCGCGGCTCGACCGGGCCGGCGACGTCCAGCTGGTTGCCGCCCTTCGGATCGTGGCCGCGTGCTGCCGCCTCCCATTCGAATTCGGTGGGCAGCCGTGCGCCGGCCCAGCTCGCATAGGCGTCAGCCTCGAACAGGCTGACATGGGTGACCGGCGCGGCGGGATCGATCGGACGGCGGCCGTCTAGCCCGAAGCGTGTCCACGCGCCGCCCTCCTGCCGCCAATAGAGCGGCGCCTCTACGCCCTCGGCCTGCACCCAGGTCCAGCCGTCTGCCAGCCAGTGCCGCGAGTCGCGATAGCCGCCATCGGCGATGAATGCGGCCCATTCGCCATTGGTGACCGTTCGGTCGGCGATCGCATGCGGCGCCAGCAGCGCCTGGTGCCGCGGCCCCTCGCAATCGAAGGCGAAGTCGGTTGACGAAGTTGACTCGAATCGCGGTTTTTCGGCGCCAGTTGACTCGACGTCTTGCCCGATCGCGACGATCCCGCCGGGATGGTCGAGCCAACCAATCGGTTGGGGCATCGCCACGGGCACTTTCGGTGTCCCTTGCCACAGCGCCGGCTCGAGCGGATTGACCGAGAAATGATGAAGGATGTCGGTGAGCAGCAGCTCCTGGTGCTGCTCCTCATGATTGCAGCCGAGGAGAACCAGATCGTGCGCTTCTTCGCCCAGCTCTGGTAGCGCGTCGTTCAACGCGGCATCGACATGCGCGCGATAGTCCAGAATCTCGGCCAGGCTCGGCCGCGACAGCATCCCGCGGCTGGGGCGGGCGTGACGCGCGCCTTCGGCCTCGTAATAGCTGTTGAACAGGAACGGCCAGCGTTCGTCGTGCAGCCGATAGCCGGCGACATGATCGCGCAGCACGAAAGTCTCGAAGAACCAGGTGGTATGGGCGAGGTGCCATTTGGCCGGCGATGCGTCGTCCATCGACTGGATCGTCGTATCGGCATCGGAGAGGTCGGCGACAAGCGCAACACTGAGAGCCCGAACGCGCCCGAAGCGCGTCGCGAGCGGACAGGAAGCTGGGGCCGGACCAGTTTCTGTTCGCATTTTGTTCTTATACTCGAAGCGCGGGGCAACGGTCAAGCGCGATGACAAGCGATTAGCGCGATGCCCCCGGAACCCACAGAACGTCTCCGCCCGCCATTTGGTTCACTGCGCGTGCCGCGACGAACAGCAGATCGGACAGGCGATTGAGATAGGCGAGCGCGTGCGGGTTCAGCTCGGTTGCGTCCCCCGCGGCGACGGCGGTGCGTTCGGCGCGG
Coding sequences:
- the egtD gene encoding L-histidine N(alpha)-methyltransferase, which produces MLKQELEDGEHGLADPNFRADVLNGLAASPRAIPARWFYDRRGSELFEAITDLPEYYPTRTETALLMQVGPQLGALAAPNAAVVEFGSGSSTKTPILLRAIHPSAYVPIDISGEFLRHSARELSKDFPGLPVLPVEADFLRPVPLPEEVSGLPKLGFFPGSTIGNMQAFHAVNLLRAMRDWLGEGARLLIGMDRVKSPDILIPAYDDAQGVTAAFNLNLLERINRELAGTIPVDAFRHRAIWNPDAARIEMHLEAQRDLDFTVEGRPFAMRAGESIHTENSHKYGPNGARMLLRAGGWTPIAEWTDPQDWFALMLCEAQPLRMAP
- the egtB gene encoding ergothioneine biosynthesis protein EgtB: MRTETGPAPASCPLATRFGRVRALSVALVADLSDADTTIQSMDDASPAKWHLAHTTWFFETFVLRDHVAGYRLHDERWPFLFNSYYEAEGARHARPSRGMLSRPSLAEILDYRAHVDAALNDALPELGEEAHDLVLLGCNHEEQHQELLLTDILHHFSVNPLEPALWQGTPKVPVAMPQPIGWLDHPGGIVAIGQDVESTGAEKPRFESTSSTDFAFDCEGPRHQALLAPHAIADRTVTNGEWAAFIADGGYRDSRHWLADGWTWVQAEGVEAPLYWRQEGGAWTRFGLDGRRPIDPAAPVTHVSLFEADAYASWAGARLPTEFEWEAAARGHDPKGGNQLDVAGPVEPRPSPGGPAFFGDVWEWTGSAYRPYPGFRTAPGAVGEYNGKFMSGQFVLRGGSCATPRGHVRASYRNFFYPHQRWQFTGVRLAKDI